The genomic segment ATCCGTGTGGCAATACGGACGGACACAAAGCACCGGCCCGGAAAGGTTGAATTCGAGTATTTCCACATCGGGTGCAGGTTCGGCGATGACATTGGGAATCTGGCCGAGTTTTTCTTTCAACCGTTTGATGGCGTCGTTGTGGTCAACGGAATGGTTGAGCTGCGCGACCAGATCAACGCGTCGAAAGGGATTGGCCGAATAATTTTGGATCGTGTCGGAGAAAATTTTGTTGTTGCCGACGAAGGTTTGCACGTTGTCCGGCGTCAAAATGGTGGTGACAAACAAACCGATTTCCCTGACCGTGCCGGTAACGCCGCCCGCTGTAATGAAATCGCCGACCTTATACGGACGCAATACGACCAGAAACGCGCCAGCGGCAAAGTTCGACAACAACCCGCCCCAAGCCGCGCCGATGGCCAAGCCTGCGCCTGCCAATAACGCTGCAAAGGTTGTCGTTTCGACTCCGAAATACCCCAGGATGGCAATGACCAATGCAATGTTCAGCGTGACGGAAATGATATTGCCGAGATAACGTTGAACCGTCGCATCAACGTGTTGCGCCTCCAACGCGCGTTGCATGATTTTGATGATCAAACCGATCAGCCAGCGACCGATCAGATACAGCACAATTGCAGCCAGAATTTTCAGCCCAACGGTCACCGCTACGGTGGTGACATAAG from the Acidobacteriota bacterium genome contains:
- a CDS encoding mechanosensitive ion channel family protein, which codes for MDVNQITTYVTTVAVTVGLKILAAIVLYLIGRWLIGLIIKIMQRALEAQHVDATVQRYLGNIISVTLNIALVIAILGYFGVETTTFAALLAGAGLAIGAAWGGLLSNFAAGAFLVVLRPYKVGDFITAGGVTGTVREIGLFVTTILTPDNVQTFVGNNKIFSDTIQNYSANPFRRVDLVAQLNHSVDHNDAIKRLKEKLGQIPNVIAEPAPDVEILEFNLSGPVLCVRPYCHTDHYWQVYFDTNKLIRETFGAAGYPTPEKHYALRTVS